The following are from one region of the Natronosporangium hydrolyticum genome:
- a CDS encoding GNAT family N-acetyltransferase, which produces MEKLVIRSAEPEDVTEVAELLAEIERYYGATEVQALAERVVQTEQALFGSTPLASVLLAEVDSQLVGLAAYSFLWPAAGSTHSLYLKELYVRQSSRRSGVGARLMAEIRAIAAARPGCSRVEWTADRDNPTSVSFYRALGYEEFHGKVMYRISGE; this is translated from the coding sequence GTGGAGAAGCTTGTGATCCGCTCGGCGGAGCCGGAGGACGTCACGGAGGTGGCCGAGCTGCTCGCGGAGATCGAGCGATACTACGGGGCCACCGAGGTCCAGGCTCTCGCCGAACGGGTCGTTCAGACGGAGCAGGCGCTCTTCGGGTCGACGCCGTTGGCCAGCGTGCTGCTCGCCGAGGTCGACTCGCAGCTTGTCGGCCTCGCCGCCTACTCCTTCTTGTGGCCGGCCGCAGGCTCCACCCACTCGCTGTATCTCAAGGAGCTATACGTCCGCCAGTCCTCGCGCCGCAGCGGTGTGGGTGCCCGGCTCATGGCCGAGATCCGGGCCATCGCTGCGGCCCGCCCCGGATGCAGCCGTGTGGAGTGGACCGCCGACCGGGACAACCCCACCTCGGTCTCCTTTTACCGCGCCCTCGGCTACGAGGAGTTCCACGGCAAGGTCATGTACCGCATTTCCGGCGAGTAA
- a CDS encoding DUF433 domain-containing protein: MAGSAHAAAVPSLLDPRQQWGLLNLSQAGRYLRIAKRTFHRWARGYPHGRPLLHVREPDGDHLPVTFVSLTEAHVLDGLREAGVRPDKIRPALDVLAREFGHEYVLIAPELATDGVEVLWDFSRSRAGSGLIVAESGQHVFREIVDDYLYYVHRDDHGAPEVLELRHWHPAKVIVDVRRSFGQPIFATSGVRVADVAGMLKAGDDAEIVADEFGIGIEDVRTAARLLLGRAT, from the coding sequence ATGGCAGGATCCGCCCACGCGGCAGCTGTCCCCTCTCTGCTTGATCCCCGACAACAGTGGGGCCTGCTGAACCTCTCCCAGGCCGGTCGCTATCTGCGCATCGCCAAACGGACATTTCATCGTTGGGCACGAGGTTATCCCCATGGTCGCCCGCTACTACACGTACGTGAACCGGACGGCGACCATCTCCCCGTAACGTTCGTATCGTTGACCGAGGCTCACGTCCTTGATGGCCTCCGGGAGGCAGGAGTCCGGCCGGACAAGATCCGCCCGGCCCTGGACGTGCTAGCGCGGGAGTTCGGCCACGAATATGTGCTCATTGCTCCGGAACTCGCCACCGACGGCGTCGAAGTGCTGTGGGACTTCTCCCGCAGTCGAGCTGGCAGCGGTCTGATTGTCGCCGAAAGCGGCCAACATGTGTTTAGAGAGATCGTAGACGACTATCTCTACTATGTTCACCGCGACGACCACGGCGCTCCGGAGGTCCTTGAGCTGAGGCACTGGCACCCAGCGAAGGTGATCGTGGATGTGCGGCGGTCGTTCGGGCAACCAATCTTCGCCACTTCAGGAGTGCGCGTGGCGGACGTGGCGGGAATGCTGAAGGCAGGTGATGACGCTGAGATCGTCGCCGACGAGTTCGGCATCGGAATCGAAGATGTCCGAACCGCCGCCCGCCTCCTCCTGGGCCGAGCCACCTGA
- a CDS encoding STAS domain-containing protein, translating to METPRGDRVTVAPVGPLDLATSPSLAEALAAAQAPGVVEIVVDLTEVDFLDSAGIAALIRGSRELAKAGCPLYLCGANGSAAKVLEITNVTQDVLPPPPD from the coding sequence GTGGAGACCCCTCGGGGTGACCGGGTCACCGTCGCACCCGTCGGCCCACTGGACCTGGCGACCTCGCCGTCCCTGGCGGAGGCGCTAGCTGCGGCGCAGGCGCCGGGGGTGGTGGAGATCGTCGTCGACCTCACGGAGGTCGACTTTCTGGATTCGGCAGGCATCGCGGCGCTGATCCGGGGCAGCCGCGAGCTGGCCAAGGCCGGTTGCCCGCTCTATCTGTGCGGCGCCAACGGGTCGGCGGCCAAGGTGTTGGAGATCACCAACGTCACCCAGGATGTGCTGCCGCCGCCGCCCGATTGA
- the rpsD gene encoding 30S ribosomal protein S4 has translation MNQSRPKAKLSRRLGIPLTPKCVRYFERRPFPPGVHGRRRQKSSDYATRLLEKQRLRHQYDLSEGQLRRTFAEAARRPGPTGENLVALLERRLDATVLRSGLARTIYQARQTVTHRHVMVNGRRVDKPSYRVRPGDVVEIVPASRAKNPFLAAAAGAHAPERPVAYLSANLPELRTTVLRDAARSEVPIICDTQLVVEFYSR, from the coding sequence GTGAATCAATCCCGACCGAAGGCCAAGCTGTCGCGACGGCTCGGCATCCCGCTGACGCCCAAGTGCGTCCGCTACTTCGAACGCCGCCCCTTCCCACCCGGGGTGCACGGGCGGCGGCGGCAGAAGTCCAGCGACTACGCGACGCGGCTGCTGGAGAAGCAGCGGCTGCGCCACCAGTACGACCTCAGCGAAGGCCAGCTACGCCGCACCTTCGCCGAGGCGGCTCGGCGCCCCGGGCCCACCGGCGAGAACCTGGTGGCGCTGCTGGAGCGCCGGCTCGACGCCACCGTGCTGCGCTCCGGGCTCGCCCGGACCATCTACCAGGCGCGGCAGACCGTCACCCACCGCCACGTCATGGTCAACGGCCGGCGGGTGGACAAGCCGTCCTACCGGGTGCGCCCCGGCGACGTCGTAGAGATCGTCCCGGCCAGCCGGGCGAAGAACCCCTTCCTCGCCGCGGCGGCGGGGGCGCACGCCCCGGAGCGTCCGGTGGCGTACCTGTCGGCGAACCTGCCGGAGCTGCGCACCACCGTCCTGCGCGACGCGGCGCGCAGCGAGGTGCCGATCATCTGCGACACCCAACTGGTGGTGGAGTTCTACTCGCGCTGA
- a CDS encoding DUF2470 domain-containing protein gives MRPSPAEIARTLATGRLLGVAHLRGYPDQLRVRHATGADGRPLLLTPSTGELAAALQPPPGERDVAMVLRVDDIPPVDEAPCYGRLWISGWAARLAGPEARAAAQAYAAVNPCSDLLDVGYGHTLYRLHVAEVRLAHGPSLVELEPEDYLAATPDPLHRDEPELLAELADRRRLHALVSTLTGQPAPAGSRAVRIDQFGLTLACPEPGRRPHRSRVPFPRPVTDRRHLAELTIGGAVGHP, from the coding sequence ATGCGCCCCAGCCCAGCCGAGATCGCGCGTACCCTCGCTACCGGCCGCCTGCTCGGCGTCGCCCATCTCCGCGGGTACCCAGACCAGCTGCGGGTCCGCCACGCCACCGGCGCCGACGGCCGCCCGCTCCTGCTCACCCCCAGCACCGGCGAGCTCGCCGCGGCGCTGCAACCACCGCCGGGCGAACGCGACGTCGCCATGGTGCTGCGGGTCGACGACATCCCGCCGGTGGACGAGGCCCCCTGTTATGGTCGATTGTGGATCTCCGGGTGGGCGGCCCGGCTCGCCGGCCCCGAGGCCAGAGCGGCCGCTCAGGCGTACGCGGCGGTCAACCCCTGCAGCGACCTGCTCGACGTCGGCTACGGTCACACGCTGTACCGGCTGCACGTGGCCGAGGTCCGGCTGGCCCACGGCCCTTCGCTGGTCGAGCTGGAGCCGGAGGACTACCTCGCCGCCACCCCAGACCCGCTGCACCGCGACGAACCGGAGCTGCTCGCCGAACTCGCCGATCGGCGCCGACTCCATGCGCTGGTCTCGACGTTGACCGGCCAGCCGGCTCCGGCCGGCAGCCGCGCGGTCCGGATCGACCAGTTCGGGCTGACTCTGGCCTGCCCGGAGCCGGGCCGCCGGCCGCACCGCTCCCGGGTGCCGTTTCCGCGCCCGGTCACCGACCGCCGCCACCTCGCCGAGCTGACCATCGGTGGGGCGGTTGGTCACCCGTAA
- a CDS encoding DUF72 domain-containing protein gives MGRLVTRKGGHEPHMILVGTSGWQYRHWRGEFYPPAVPSRDWLGFYASQFATVEVNNAFYRLPDRSVFEAWRHATPEGFTMAVKASRYLTHIRRLREPAEPVARLMSRADALGDRLGPVLLQLPPNLPAEPARLDETLAAFPAGVRVAVEPRHPSWWTGQVRAVLERRGAALCWADRRSRPVTPLWRTADFGYLRLHEGRATPWPRYGRAALDSWLARLHDNFGNAPAFVYFNNDQQAAAISDARALASRATTHSLR, from the coding sequence GTGGGGCGGTTGGTCACCCGTAAGGGTGGGCACGAACCTCACATGATCCTGGTCGGCACCTCCGGTTGGCAGTACCGGCACTGGCGGGGTGAGTTCTACCCGCCAGCGGTGCCCAGCCGGGACTGGCTGGGCTTCTACGCCAGCCAGTTCGCCACCGTCGAGGTAAACAACGCGTTCTACCGGCTGCCGGACCGGAGCGTCTTCGAGGCGTGGCGGCACGCCACCCCGGAGGGTTTCACCATGGCGGTGAAGGCGAGCCGATACCTCACCCACATCCGACGGCTCCGCGAACCGGCCGAGCCGGTGGCGCGGCTGATGAGCCGCGCCGACGCGTTGGGGGATCGACTCGGACCGGTGCTGCTGCAGCTACCCCCGAACCTGCCGGCCGAGCCGGCCCGGCTGGACGAGACGCTGGCCGCTTTCCCAGCCGGCGTCCGGGTAGCGGTCGAGCCGCGGCACCCGTCCTGGTGGACCGGGCAGGTCCGAGCCGTCCTGGAGCGCCGCGGCGCCGCCCTCTGCTGGGCCGACCGTCGCAGCCGACCGGTCACCCCGTTGTGGCGTACCGCGGACTTTGGTTATCTGCGCCTGCACGAGGGCCGGGCCACGCCGTGGCCCCGTTACGGCCGAGCGGCGTTGGACAGTTGGTTGGCGCGACTGCACGACAACTTCGGCAACGCGCCAGCGTTTGTGTACTTTAACAACGACCAGCAGGCGGCGGCTATTTCCGATGCCCGAGCCCTCGCCTCCCGCGCCACCACCCACTCCCTGCGTTGA
- a CDS encoding TetR/AcrR family transcriptional regulator — translation MARGDSATGRRDGRSTDTAARVHQVALELFVSQGFAQTTMQQIADRLSLTKSALYYHHPTKADLVRSVVQPAVDEVDEFLAASVTAELRTREVLERFFDLNYRHRLVFLALLRDPSGLAEIEAADWVPRLAHGFQQLLAGPEPTDWQRICAVMAANGLSRAATLLTDVPLPRLRELSVQAALALLAQPEPTAPPA, via the coding sequence GTGGCACGCGGAGATTCGGCCACCGGCCGGCGGGACGGCCGGAGCACCGACACCGCCGCCCGGGTCCACCAGGTCGCGCTGGAGCTCTTCGTCAGCCAGGGCTTCGCGCAGACCACGATGCAGCAGATCGCTGACCGGCTCTCGTTGACCAAGTCGGCGCTCTACTACCACCACCCGACCAAGGCCGACCTGGTACGCAGCGTGGTGCAGCCCGCCGTGGACGAGGTGGACGAGTTCCTCGCGGCGTCGGTGACGGCCGAATTGCGTACCCGGGAGGTGCTGGAGCGGTTCTTCGACCTCAACTACCGGCACCGGCTGGTCTTCCTGGCGCTGCTACGAGATCCGAGCGGGTTGGCGGAGATCGAGGCGGCCGACTGGGTGCCCCGGCTGGCGCACGGGTTTCAGCAGTTGTTGGCCGGTCCGGAGCCCACCGACTGGCAGCGGATCTGCGCGGTGATGGCGGCCAACGGGCTCAGCCGCGCCGCCACGCTGCTCACCGACGTGCCGTTGCCGCGGCTGCGGGAGCTCTCGGTGCAGGCCGCGCTCGCGCTCCTGGCCCAGCCGGAGCCAACGGCGCCACCGGCCTGA
- a CDS encoding alpha/beta fold hydrolase, whose protein sequence is MVTPSPQPTAWEGPPCRKVEVKRAGSTIRGELVGPTGAALVVFIHGGFMDRRMFDGQVPAVVAAGNQVLSWDVRGHGESLPRGAERPSVADLAADLFALLDEVGHTAPVILVGQSLGGMIAQRAALTTPARVAGLVIIGAPCVNPADPKISRRMAAMWRVSNLITGLLPSSAIRRQLPKGTAVTAQAQQYVRAAVATVTKEDFRWLTEASREAGQGLRGQRIEAPQLIVRGALDNSGAGRLTALTAAHWTSRDPHARYELIPAAGHQAHQDQPELFNRLLLDFISARR, encoded by the coding sequence ATGGTCACACCGAGCCCGCAGCCCACCGCCTGGGAAGGGCCGCCGTGCCGGAAGGTCGAGGTGAAGCGCGCCGGGAGCACCATCCGGGGCGAGCTGGTCGGCCCCACCGGCGCAGCGCTAGTGGTCTTCATCCACGGCGGGTTCATGGACCGGCGGATGTTCGACGGGCAGGTCCCAGCAGTCGTTGCGGCAGGCAACCAGGTGCTGTCCTGGGATGTGCGCGGCCATGGCGAATCGCTCCCCCGCGGCGCGGAACGCCCCTCCGTGGCCGACCTGGCAGCGGACCTGTTCGCGCTGCTCGACGAGGTCGGACACACCGCACCGGTGATCCTGGTCGGACAGTCGCTCGGCGGCATGATCGCCCAGCGGGCGGCGCTCACCACGCCGGCGCGGGTGGCTGGTCTGGTCATCATCGGCGCCCCCTGCGTCAATCCGGCAGACCCGAAGATCAGCCGGCGGATGGCCGCCATGTGGCGCGTCTCCAACCTCATCACCGGGCTGCTGCCGAGCTCGGCGATCCGGCGACAGCTGCCGAAGGGGACCGCCGTCACGGCCCAGGCGCAGCAGTACGTGCGCGCCGCCGTGGCGACCGTCACCAAGGAAGACTTTCGCTGGCTCACCGAGGCGTCCCGCGAAGCCGGCCAGGGTCTGCGGGGGCAGCGCATCGAGGCTCCGCAACTGATAGTCCGCGGCGCTCTGGACAACAGCGGCGCCGGCCGGCTCACCGCCCTCACCGCGGCCCACTGGACCTCGCGTGACCCGCACGCGCGGTATGAGCTCATCCCGGCCGCGGGTCACCAGGCTCACCAGGACCAACCGGAGCTGTTCAACCGCCTGCTACTCGACTTCATCAGCGCTCGACGTTGA
- a CDS encoding FAD-dependent monooxygenase yields MTDTPSRTPVAIVGGGPVGLALALGLARHGIHSTLLERRPATNQQSRAPAIHQRSLEILRQWAVADTLLAAGTLKRTLPMHPGPTSRRPMLSFDFTTLDHDTDQAGLLFLEQGQTERLLLAALRGTGRCDIHFGTEVVGLDAGADEVRLTVHDAAGTRTLPADYVVGCDGTGSFVRDALGLPFPGHDFPLRPLLADVRVTDHRDQLPWPRIHNGRRGVTGAQRLAPGHWRIIRVEPGDPAPADPVPDHELDARVREVLGDGPVEVLWASRFRFQRRSSPRFRVGRVLLAGDAAHAFPPANGQGMNAGIQDAHNLAWKLRYALTGGDADRLLDSYDVERRAMVGSVSRNVSQLTRLGLQAPRAVRGAVFQLMRLGLAIPAGHRARVRNLAMLDQRVPASPLIAATDRAAGQRLPNPLLIAPNGDRVRLYDLLGVGPALLRLTQAAEPAPTAEPAPTAPGLRQLMIGPTGHRDPSGGLSRLLGADAGWLLVRPDLQLAWARTTSSDLAGAIDHALGLTADGRRELAGGVTPG; encoded by the coding sequence GTGACCGACACCCCATCCCGCACCCCGGTCGCGATCGTCGGCGGCGGGCCGGTGGGGCTCGCCCTCGCGCTCGGGCTCGCCCGCCACGGCATCCACTCCACGCTGCTGGAGCGCCGCCCCGCCACCAACCAGCAGTCCCGAGCCCCCGCGATCCACCAGCGGAGCCTGGAGATCCTGCGGCAGTGGGCAGTGGCGGACACGCTGCTCGCCGCCGGCACGCTCAAACGCACCCTGCCGATGCACCCGGGGCCGACCAGCCGGCGCCCCATGCTCAGCTTTGACTTCACCACCCTCGACCACGACACGGATCAAGCCGGCCTGCTCTTCCTGGAACAGGGACAGACCGAACGGCTGCTGCTGGCGGCGCTCCGCGGCACCGGCCGCTGCGATATCCACTTCGGCACCGAGGTAGTCGGACTCGACGCCGGAGCCGACGAGGTCCGGCTCACCGTCCACGACGCCGCCGGCACCCGTACCCTGCCCGCCGACTACGTAGTCGGCTGCGACGGCACCGGCAGCTTCGTGCGCGATGCGCTCGGTCTGCCCTTCCCCGGCCATGACTTCCCGCTACGCCCGCTGCTCGCCGACGTACGCGTCACCGACCACCGCGACCAGCTGCCCTGGCCACGCATCCACAATGGGCGCCGCGGGGTCACCGGCGCGCAGCGGCTCGCCCCGGGGCACTGGCGGATCATCCGGGTGGAGCCGGGCGACCCGGCGCCGGCGGATCCGGTGCCGGACCACGAGCTCGACGCCCGCGTCCGCGAGGTCCTCGGCGACGGGCCGGTCGAGGTGCTCTGGGCCAGCCGGTTCCGGTTCCAGCGCCGCAGCAGCCCACGCTTCCGGGTCGGCCGGGTCCTGCTCGCCGGCGACGCCGCCCACGCCTTCCCGCCCGCCAATGGTCAGGGCATGAACGCCGGCATCCAGGATGCCCACAACCTCGCCTGGAAACTCAGGTACGCGCTCACCGGTGGCGACGCCGACCGGCTCCTCGACTCGTACGATGTGGAACGCCGCGCCATGGTCGGTTCGGTCTCCCGGAACGTCAGCCAGCTCACCCGCCTCGGGCTGCAGGCGCCGCGCGCCGTCCGTGGTGCGGTATTCCAGCTGATGCGGCTCGGGCTGGCGATCCCGGCCGGCCACCGGGCCCGGGTGCGTAACCTCGCCATGCTCGACCAGCGGGTGCCGGCCTCGCCGCTGATCGCGGCGACCGACCGGGCCGCCGGCCAGCGCCTACCCAACCCGCTGCTGATCGCCCCGAACGGCGACCGGGTCCGGCTCTACGACCTGCTCGGCGTCGGCCCGGCGCTGCTGCGGCTTACCCAAGCCGCCGAGCCCGCGCCGACTGCCGAGCCCGCGCCGACCGCACCCGGGCTGCGCCAGCTCATGATCGGTCCGACCGGCCACCGCGATCCGAGCGGAGGGCTTTCCCGGCTACTCGGTGCCGACGCTGGCTGGCTGCTGGTCCGCCCCGACCTTCAGCTCGCCTGGGCCCGCACCACCTCGTCCGACTTGGCGGGCGCGATCGACCACGCCCTGGGTCTGACCGCGGACGGGCGTCGCGAGCTGGCGGGCGGTGTCACACCCGGATGA
- a CDS encoding ABC-ATPase domain-containing protein, with translation MRTRETLERTLAQLDGRGYASYKQLHGSYDLGSCQLAIDHVQVDPYAPPSKVRAIVDRATSDLPKELIDTPAHRVAVADFLTRRFRDAIDRLAPRPSGGGGGPISIGAPGQQVLARTSVLIADDRVEARFQVELPAAGRRALGRNAARLLTETVPAIVEASLRHANLDAEALRRHVELYLDQEALRSALPERGLVAFVGDGAVLPRRSGDSDLPLTDGATVFESPPSLRVSFDLPSGRSVTGMGVPAGITLIVGGGYHGKSTLLRAIERGVYPHLAGDGREWVVTSPEAVTIRAEDGRAVTGVDISPFITNLPAGTDTTRFTSTNASGSTSQAANLVEAVEAGAALLLIDEDTSATNFMIRDQRMRHLIPADREPITPFVDRIRPLHNERGVSTILVAGGSGAFFDVADQVIALDAYVPRDVTAAAREIAASDPAGSGVEAGSGPAAARSGPVFDSSLPRIPTAEALRPRGKGKPAKARGRTAIQYGHETIELSALAQLVDPAQTTAIAHILDRLASRLDGRLTLAEAVTELYRQIADDGLDAVSPHTGHPGILALPRRHEVHAAVNRYRELALRPPR, from the coding sequence ATGCGCACCCGCGAAACCCTGGAACGTACCCTCGCCCAGCTCGACGGGCGGGGGTACGCCTCCTACAAGCAGCTCCACGGCAGCTACGACCTCGGCAGCTGCCAGCTCGCCATCGACCACGTCCAGGTCGACCCGTACGCCCCGCCGTCCAAGGTCCGGGCGATCGTCGACCGTGCCACCAGCGACCTGCCCAAGGAGCTGATCGACACCCCGGCCCACCGGGTGGCGGTGGCCGACTTCCTGACCCGCCGCTTCCGGGACGCCATCGACCGGCTGGCCCCACGACCATCGGGCGGTGGCGGTGGCCCGATCAGCATCGGCGCCCCCGGGCAGCAGGTGCTCGCGCGTACCAGTGTGCTCATCGCCGATGACCGGGTCGAGGCCCGGTTCCAGGTCGAGCTGCCGGCGGCGGGCCGCCGGGCGTTGGGGCGCAACGCGGCGCGGCTACTGACCGAGACGGTGCCGGCGATCGTCGAGGCGTCGCTGCGGCATGCCAACCTCGACGCCGAAGCGCTGCGCCGGCACGTCGAGCTTTACCTGGATCAGGAAGCGCTGCGCTCGGCGCTGCCGGAACGCGGCCTGGTGGCGTTCGTCGGCGACGGCGCGGTGCTCCCCCGCCGGTCGGGCGATTCCGACCTGCCGCTCACCGACGGGGCCACGGTCTTCGAGAGCCCGCCGTCGTTGCGGGTCTCGTTCGACCTGCCCAGCGGCCGGAGCGTCACCGGGATGGGGGTGCCGGCCGGCATCACGCTGATCGTCGGCGGCGGCTACCACGGCAAGTCGACGCTGCTGCGCGCCATCGAACGCGGCGTCTACCCGCACCTCGCCGGCGACGGCCGCGAATGGGTCGTCACCAGCCCGGAGGCGGTGACGATCCGCGCCGAGGACGGCCGGGCCGTCACCGGCGTCGACATCTCGCCGTTCATCACCAACCTGCCCGCCGGCACCGACACCACGCGGTTCACCAGCACCAACGCCAGCGGCTCCACCTCGCAGGCGGCCAACCTGGTGGAGGCGGTCGAGGCCGGCGCCGCCCTGCTGCTGATCGACGAGGACACCTCCGCCACCAACTTCATGATCCGCGATCAACGGATGCGGCACCTCATCCCGGCCGATCGGGAGCCGATCACCCCGTTCGTGGACCGGATCCGCCCGCTCCACAACGAGCGGGGCGTCTCCACCATCCTGGTGGCCGGCGGCTCCGGGGCGTTCTTCGACGTCGCCGACCAGGTGATCGCGCTCGACGCCTACGTCCCCCGCGACGTCACCGCCGCCGCCCGCGAGATCGCCGCCAGCGACCCGGCCGGCAGCGGCGTCGAGGCCGGCAGCGGGCCGGCGGCGGCACGGTCCGGGCCGGTCTTCGACAGTTCGCTGCCCCGAATTCCCACGGCGGAGGCGCTGCGGCCGCGGGGCAAGGGCAAGCCGGCCAAGGCCCGGGGCCGCACCGCGATCCAGTACGGCCACGAGACGATCGAGCTGTCCGCCCTGGCCCAGCTGGTCGACCCGGCCCAGACCACCGCGATCGCGCACATCCTCGACCGGCTCGCCTCGCGGCTCGACGGGCGACTCACCCTGGCCGAGGCAGTGACCGAGCTCTACCGGCAGATCGCCGACGACGGGCTCGACGCCGTCTCGCCCCACACCGGCCACCCCGGAATCCTCGCGCTGCCGCGCCGCCACGAGGTCCACGCCGCCGTCAACCGCTACCGGGAGCTGGCCCTCCGACCACCACGGTGA
- a CDS encoding glycoside hydrolase family 127 protein, with product MPEPYPIPAAPAAARAAREPFDVREVRLGRGFLGDWQTRNRQATIPHCIARLETSGVMDNLRRLVGESDAPFRGMLFADSDLFKTLEAVGWEAVRDGAPEFASFVDDAVRLLALVQTDDGYLNSYYQGPRAGERFTDLPHGHELYCLGHLVQAAIAWSCAGRGDLLEIALRYVELVHQIFGPEGRDGVCGHPEIETALVELSRHTGDPRHRELARRMVELRGRSLLGEHGFGAGYFQDLVPVREAREATGHAVRQLYLLAGVTDLQLDDPAAGYGEALAALWGSVHLAKLYVTGGLGSRHRGEAFGDPYELPPDRAYAETCAAIANLQWNWRMLLWRGEARFADELERALYNAIAVATSVDGRSFFYSNPLQLRTGHTHEEDAPSRRLDWYACACCPPNLARLLSSISGYVLTRTEGAVQFQLYAAGEFDLGDGVTARVETAYPWRGDVSITLDRPAVTDIELRIPWWAPGARLVVDGAEVPVPGPGYVTAGAGARRIELTLPVQPAWERAHPWVDAVRGTVAVRRGPVYFAVESADLPPGVSLEDVALTADSRLVDRGWDEQLGVPLLGITDVARRPRPEPLYERAGERGIRDGGDPGEWSPAEVTAVPYCRWGNREPGAMRVWLPTS from the coding sequence ATGCCTGAGCCCTACCCCATCCCGGCAGCCCCCGCTGCTGCCCGAGCCGCCCGCGAGCCGTTCGATGTTCGCGAGGTAAGGCTCGGTCGCGGCTTTCTCGGTGACTGGCAGACGCGCAACCGCCAGGCGACGATCCCGCACTGCATCGCGCGGCTCGAGACCTCCGGCGTGATGGACAACCTGCGCCGGTTGGTCGGCGAGAGCGACGCCCCCTTCCGCGGCATGCTCTTCGCCGATTCGGACCTGTTCAAGACGCTGGAGGCGGTGGGGTGGGAGGCGGTCCGCGACGGCGCTCCGGAGTTTGCCTCCTTTGTGGATGACGCGGTGCGGCTGCTCGCGCTCGTGCAGACCGACGACGGCTACCTCAACAGCTACTACCAGGGGCCGCGGGCGGGGGAGCGGTTCACCGACCTGCCCCACGGTCACGAGCTCTACTGTCTGGGACACCTGGTGCAGGCCGCCATCGCCTGGAGCTGCGCCGGCCGGGGCGACCTGCTGGAGATCGCGCTGCGCTACGTCGAGCTGGTGCACCAGATCTTCGGCCCGGAGGGCCGGGACGGGGTCTGCGGCCACCCCGAGATCGAGACCGCGCTGGTCGAACTGTCCCGGCACACCGGCGACCCCCGGCACCGGGAGTTGGCCCGGCGGATGGTCGAGCTGCGCGGGCGCTCGCTGCTGGGCGAGCACGGTTTCGGTGCCGGCTACTTCCAGGACCTGGTGCCGGTGCGGGAAGCCCGGGAGGCGACCGGCCACGCGGTGCGTCAGCTCTATCTGCTCGCCGGAGTGACCGATCTGCAGCTCGACGACCCGGCGGCCGGGTACGGCGAAGCGCTGGCAGCGTTGTGGGGCAGCGTCCACCTGGCGAAGCTCTACGTCACCGGCGGGCTCGGCTCGCGGCACCGGGGCGAGGCGTTCGGCGACCCGTACGAGCTGCCCCCCGACCGCGCCTACGCCGAGACCTGCGCGGCCATCGCCAACCTACAGTGGAACTGGCGGATGTTGCTGTGGCGCGGCGAGGCGCGCTTCGCCGACGAGCTGGAACGGGCGCTCTACAACGCGATCGCGGTGGCCACCTCGGTCGACGGCCGGTCGTTCTTCTACTCCAACCCGTTGCAGCTGCGCACCGGACACACCCATGAGGAGGATGCACCGTCGCGCCGCCTCGACTGGTACGCGTGCGCGTGCTGCCCGCCGAACCTGGCCCGGCTGCTCTCGTCGATCTCCGGGTACGTGCTGACCCGTACCGAGGGTGCTGTCCAGTTTCAGCTCTACGCGGCTGGCGAGTTCGATCTGGGCGACGGGGTCACCGCCCGGGTCGAGACGGCGTACCCGTGGCGGGGGGACGTGTCGATAACGCTGGACCGGCCGGCGGTCACCGACATCGAGCTGCGGATTCCGTGGTGGGCGCCGGGCGCGCGGCTGGTGGTCGACGGCGCCGAGGTGCCGGTCCCCGGCCCGGGCTACGTCACCGCCGGCGCCGGCGCCCGGCGGATCGAGCTCACCCTGCCGGTGCAGCCGGCGTGGGAGCGGGCGCACCCGTGGGTCGACGCGGTTCGCGGCACTGTGGCGGTGCGGCGCGGCCCGGTCTACTTCGCGGTCGAGTCCGCGGACCTGCCGCCCGGGGTGTCGCTGGAGGACGTTGCGCTCACCGCCGACTCTCGGCTGGTCGACCGCGGGTGGGACGAGCAGCTCGGCGTGCCGCTGCTCGGCATCACCGACGTGGCCCGCCGGCCGCGCCCCGAGCCGCTCTACGAGCGGGCCGGGGAGCGCGGAATACGGGACGGCGGCGACCCCGGCGAATGGTCGCCCGCCGAGGTCACCGCCGTCCCGTACTGCCGGTGGGGCAACCGCGAACCGGGCGCGATGCGGGTCTGGCTGCCCACCTCGTGA